The following coding sequences lie in one Streptomyces albofaciens JCM 4342 genomic window:
- the ybeY gene encoding rRNA maturation RNase YbeY has protein sequence MSIDVNNESGTDIDEQAILDVARYAVARMRIHPLSELSVIVVDADAMEQLHLQWMDLPGPTDVMSFPMDELRPPAKDDEEPPQGLLGDIVLCPEVAKKQGEEAPTRHSMDEELQLLTVHGVLHLLGYDHEEPSEKAEMFGLQAAIIDGWRAERGLTGPSPAPTVT, from the coding sequence ATGTCGATCGACGTCAACAACGAGTCCGGAACGGACATCGACGAGCAGGCGATCCTGGACGTCGCCCGCTACGCCGTGGCCCGGATGCGCATCCACCCGCTCTCCGAGCTGTCGGTCATCGTCGTGGACGCCGACGCCATGGAGCAGCTCCACCTCCAGTGGATGGACCTCCCCGGCCCGACCGATGTCATGTCCTTCCCGATGGACGAGCTGCGTCCGCCGGCCAAGGACGACGAGGAGCCCCCGCAGGGGCTCCTCGGTGACATCGTGCTGTGCCCGGAGGTCGCCAAGAAGCAGGGCGAGGAGGCGCCGACCCGGCACAGCATGGACGAGGAGCTCCAGCTGCTGACCGTGCACGGCGTGCTGCACCTGCTCGGGTACGACCACGAGGAGCCCTCGGAGAAGGCCGAGATGTTCGGCCTCCAGGCGGCGATCATCGACGGCTGGCGCGCCGAGCGCGGGCTGACCGGGCCGTCCCCGGCCCCGACCGTCACCTGA
- a CDS encoding hemolysin family protein translates to MTTQLIAVAVLLVVVAWLAACAEAGLARTTSFRAEEAVRSGRRGSAKLAAVAADPVRYLNVALLVRVGCEMAAGVLVTYACLRSFDKTWQALTVAIAVMVLVSYVAVGVSPRTIGRQHPLNTATAAAYVLLPLARIMGPIPRLLILLGNALTPGKGFRQGPFASEAELRSLVDLAEKESLIEDEERRMVHSVFQLGDTLVREVMVPRTDLISVERFKTIRQALTLALRSGFSRIPVTGENEDDVVGIVYVKDLARKVHISRDAETELVSTAMRPAVFVPDTKNAGDLLREMQQDRNHVAVVIDEYGGTAGIVTIEDILEEIVGEITDEYDRELPPVEDLGDGRYRVTARLDIGDLGELYGFAELDDEDVETVGGLLAKHLGRVPIAGATAEIDLSDNPSALSPKALRLTAEAPAGRRNKIVTVLCEPVRGDADEAAAGQD, encoded by the coding sequence GTGACCACCCAGCTGATCGCGGTCGCGGTCCTCCTCGTCGTCGTCGCCTGGCTCGCGGCCTGCGCCGAGGCGGGCCTCGCCCGTACGACGAGCTTCCGGGCCGAGGAGGCCGTACGGTCCGGGCGGCGCGGCAGCGCGAAGCTGGCCGCCGTCGCCGCCGACCCCGTGCGCTACCTGAACGTGGCGCTGCTGGTGCGCGTCGGCTGCGAGATGGCGGCCGGCGTGCTGGTGACGTACGCCTGCCTGCGCTCCTTCGACAAGACGTGGCAGGCGCTGACCGTGGCCATCGCGGTGATGGTGCTGGTCTCGTACGTCGCGGTCGGCGTCTCGCCCCGTACGATCGGCCGCCAGCACCCGCTGAACACCGCCACCGCCGCGGCGTACGTCCTGCTGCCGCTGGCCCGGATCATGGGCCCGATCCCGCGGCTGCTGATCCTCCTGGGCAACGCGCTCACCCCCGGCAAGGGCTTCCGCCAGGGCCCCTTCGCCTCCGAGGCCGAGCTGCGCTCGCTGGTGGACCTCGCGGAGAAGGAGTCGCTGATCGAGGACGAGGAGCGCCGGATGGTGCACTCCGTCTTCCAGCTCGGCGACACCCTCGTACGCGAGGTGATGGTGCCGCGTACGGACCTGATCTCCGTCGAGCGCTTCAAGACCATCCGCCAGGCGCTGACCCTCGCGCTGCGCTCCGGTTTCTCCCGTATCCCGGTGACCGGCGAGAACGAGGACGACGTGGTCGGCATCGTGTACGTGAAGGACCTGGCCCGCAAGGTGCACATCAGCCGGGACGCCGAGACGGAGCTGGTCTCCACGGCGATGCGCCCGGCGGTCTTCGTACCCGACACCAAGAACGCCGGTGACCTGCTGCGCGAGATGCAGCAGGACCGCAACCACGTGGCGGTCGTCATCGACGAGTACGGCGGTACGGCCGGCATCGTGACGATCGAGGACATCCTGGAGGAGATCGTCGGCGAGATCACCGACGAGTACGACCGGGAGCTGCCGCCCGTCGAGGACCTCGGCGACGGCCGCTACCGGGTCACCGCCCGGCTGGACATCGGCGACCTCGGCGAGCTGTACGGCTTCGCCGAGCTGGACGACGAGGACGTGGAGACGGTCGGCGGCCTGCTCGCCAAGCATCTGGGCCGCGTCCCCATCGCCGGCGCCACCGCCGAGATCGACCTCAGCGACAACCCGTCCGCCCTCTCGCCGAAGGCGCTGCGGCTGACCGCCGAGGCCCCGGCCGGCCGCCGCAACAAGATCGTCACGGTGCTCTGCGAGCCGGTCAGGGGCGATGCGGACGAGGCGGCGGCCGGGCAGGACTGA
- a CDS encoding MFS transporter, whose product MTEQSASAPPRTDCPPRPGLTRPTALLLAATSAVTAANVYLNQPLLGAAAASFGVAPDVLGAVPTATQLGYAAGILLLVPAGDSHDRRRLILGLGTASALALAACALAPTVAWLAVAGFAVGLLSPVPQLVTPLAVALAAGGGEANRGRVVGTVQAGLLVGVLASRAYSGALAEQVGWRAVFGCSCVLTLLTVLVLRRALPRVPAAASAPYRTTLASLPRLFAGRPPVRRITVSGALVGVAFGAFWTTLTFLLERRYGYGSTGIGLFGLVAAASALASPYAGRLADRFGRRGALAALIGLVIVGWLLLLPGGSALAWLLAGVIVLDVGVWGSQAASQTALFGLDPALHSRLNTLYFTLRFLGIAVGSLVGTVAWSGGGWPAVVATGAGTALAGLLVAVGPERIRLRRRGRT is encoded by the coding sequence GTGACCGAACAATCCGCTTCCGCTCCCCCGCGCACCGATTGCCCGCCCCGCCCCGGCCTGACCCGTCCGACGGCGCTGCTGCTCGCCGCGACCAGTGCCGTCACCGCCGCCAACGTCTATCTGAACCAGCCGCTGCTGGGCGCCGCCGCCGCCTCGTTCGGGGTGGCCCCGGACGTCCTCGGCGCGGTCCCCACCGCCACCCAGCTCGGCTACGCGGCCGGCATCCTGCTGCTGGTCCCGGCGGGCGACAGCCACGACCGGCGACGGCTGATCCTCGGCCTCGGCACGGCCTCCGCTCTCGCACTCGCCGCCTGCGCCCTCGCACCGACCGTCGCCTGGCTGGCGGTGGCCGGCTTCGCGGTCGGCCTGCTCTCGCCCGTACCGCAGCTGGTCACCCCGCTCGCCGTCGCGCTGGCCGCGGGCGGCGGCGAGGCGAACCGGGGCCGGGTCGTCGGCACCGTACAGGCCGGTCTGCTGGTCGGGGTGCTGGCCTCGCGCGCTTACTCGGGGGCGCTGGCGGAGCAGGTCGGCTGGCGCGCGGTCTTCGGCTGCTCCTGTGTACTGACCCTGCTGACCGTGCTCGTCCTGCGCCGCGCCCTGCCCCGCGTCCCGGCGGCGGCCTCCGCCCCGTACCGGACCACGCTCGCCTCCCTGCCGCGGCTGTTCGCGGGCCGTCCGCCGGTCCGGCGGATCACTGTCTCCGGGGCGCTGGTGGGCGTCGCGTTCGGCGCGTTCTGGACGACGCTGACGTTCCTGTTGGAACGGCGGTACGGGTACGGGTCCACCGGGATCGGTCTGTTCGGGCTGGTGGCCGCGGCGAGCGCGCTGGCCTCGCCCTACGCGGGACGGCTGGCCGACCGGTTCGGGCGGCGCGGGGCGCTCGCCGCGCTGATCGGCCTGGTGATCGTGGGCTGGCTGCTCCTGCTGCCGGGCGGCAGCGCCCTGGCCTGGCTGCTCGCCGGAGTGATCGTCCTGGACGTCGGGGTCTGGGGCAGCCAGGCCGCGTCGCAGACGGCGCTGTTCGGGCTCGACCCCGCGCTGCACAGCCGCCTCAACACGCTCTACTTCACTCTGCGCTTCCTCGGCATCGCCGTCGGATCGCTGGTGGGGACGGTGGCGTGGTCCGGCGGCGGCTGGCCGGCCGTGGTGGCCACCGGGGCCGGCACCGCGCTCGCCGGGCTGCTCGTGGCGGTCGGCCCTGAGCGGATACGGCTTCGCCGCCGCGGCCGGACCTGA
- a CDS encoding AraC family transcriptional regulator, producing MYGKSEDREDYQNVPRPVAAMARDLPDGHHIPDHHHPRAQLIYGTTGAITVTTGHGVWAVPATRGVWVPAGLTHAMTCAGAVAMRTLYITPQSAWRLPADPTVVSVSPLLRELIDEATRIPVEYDQRGRDGRVMELLLLELAPRPVPALHLPAPADPRLADLCAAIRADPGARWTTTSAAARAHLSARSLHRRFGAATGMSLARWVQQARLVHAVTLLARGTPVTSVATGLGYATPSAFTAMFRRALGTTPSAYFEGT from the coding sequence GTGTACGGGAAGAGCGAGGACCGCGAGGACTACCAGAACGTGCCCCGCCCGGTCGCCGCGATGGCCCGCGACCTGCCCGACGGCCACCACATCCCCGACCATCACCACCCCCGCGCCCAGCTGATCTACGGCACGACCGGTGCCATCACCGTCACCACCGGGCACGGCGTGTGGGCGGTCCCCGCCACCCGCGGCGTATGGGTGCCCGCCGGTCTCACCCACGCCATGACCTGCGCGGGCGCGGTCGCCATGCGTACGCTCTACATCACGCCCCAGTCGGCCTGGCGCCTGCCCGCCGACCCCACCGTCGTCTCGGTCTCCCCGCTGCTGCGCGAGTTGATCGACGAGGCCACCCGCATCCCGGTCGAGTACGACCAGCGGGGCCGCGACGGCCGGGTGATGGAGCTGCTGCTCCTCGAACTGGCACCGCGGCCCGTGCCGGCGCTGCACCTGCCCGCACCGGCCGACCCCCGGCTCGCGGACCTCTGCGCGGCGATCCGCGCCGACCCCGGCGCGCGCTGGACCACCACGTCCGCCGCCGCCCGCGCCCACCTGAGTGCACGCAGCCTGCACCGCAGGTTCGGCGCCGCGACGGGGATGAGCCTGGCCCGCTGGGTGCAGCAGGCCAGACTTGTGCACGCGGTCACCCTGCTCGCCCGGGGCACGCCGGTCACCTCCGTCGCCACCGGCCTTGGCTACGCCACTCCCAGCGCCTTCACGGCCATGTTCCGGAGGGCGCTGGGGACCACGCCGTCGGCCTACTTCGAGGGAACGTAG